The Agrococcus sp. ProA11 genomic sequence GGAGACGCTGCTGAAGGCATACGCCGCCTACGGCTCCTTCCAGCAGGGCACGAACCTGCGCGCGTGGCTCTACCGCATCCAGACCAACACCTACATCAACACCTATCGCAAGCAGCAGCGCCGGCCGTTCGAAGCGGCCCTCGATGACATGGAGGAGTGGCAGATCGGCGACGCCGAGTCCTTCACCGCCAGCACATCGCGCAGCGCCGAGGCCGAGGCCATCCATCGGATGCCCTCCGGCATCGTGAAGGACGCGCTGCAGCAGGTGCCGACCGACTTCCGCATGGCTGTCTACTGGGTGGACGTCGAGGGCCTCACCTACGCCGAGACGGCGGAGGTCATGGAGACGCCGGTGGGCACCGTGATGAGCCGACTGCACCGCGGCCGCAGGCTGCTGCGCGGGCTGCTGGCCGACTACGCCCGCGAGCAGGGCATCGCAGTGCCGGAGAGCACCGACAAGGAGAAGAAGCAGTGAGCACCCTGGAGGAGAAGACGGACTGCGCCGAGGCGCGCGCGGCCTTGGAGGAGTACCTCCACAAGGAGCTCTGCGCCGAGGACGCCGCTGACGTGCGTGCGCACCTCGAGCAGTGCGAGGAGTGCTCAGCGGAGCACCACGTGGGGGAGACCCTCACGAGCGCGCTCCAGGGCGCATGCAAGGACCGCGCCCCGGAAGAGCTGCGCGAGCGGCTGCTGGAGAGCCTGCGCGCTGCCCAGGCGCAGCACGGCTGAGCGACCGACGACGACAGGAAGGCGGGGCCCGATCGGGGCCCCGCCTTCCTGCATCCGCAGTGCGCTTCGGCCGGATCAGGCGGCCTCGCGCTCGCGCGCCTCGTCGTCCGTGCCGGCCGACGAGAGCGGCATCGACGCGGCCGCCTCGGCAGTGACCGCTTCGGGCTCGGACTGCACCGGGATGGAACCGGTGCTCGTGCGCTCCACACCCTCGGCGAGGTAGCGCTCGGTGCCCGCGAGCGTGAGGAAGGCGGGATAGGTCGGTTCCAGCGCGATCTCGCGGAAGAGTGCGATCGCCTCACGGAATCGGTTGCCGGGAGCACGGTCGAAGTCCTGTGAGAGCTCGGCGACGATGCCCTCGCATCGGGCGGTGGTGATGCTGCGACCGTCGTCGGTGGCCGACTCGGTGTAGATCCACTGCCACACCTGTGAGCGCGAGATCTCGGCCGTCGCGGCATCCTCCATCAGCGAGTGGATCGCGACGGCGCCGTGCCCGCGCAGCCACGCCTCGAGGTAGCGGATGCCGATCTCGATGTTGGAGCGCAGGCCCGCGTCGGTGATCTCGCCGCGCGTGATCGACAGATCGATGAGCGCATCGCCATCCACCGGCACGTCCTCGCGGCTGCGATCGAGCTGGTTCGGGCGCGCTCCCAGCACCGCGTCGAAGGCCTCGCGGCAGGTCGCCACGAGCCCGGGGTGCGCGACCCAGGAGCCGTCGAAGCCGTCGCCGGCCTCGCGGGACTTGTCGCTCGCGACGGCCGCCAGCGCGCGCTCGGTGGCCTCCGGGTCGGAGGCGCTCGGCACGAACGCCGCCATGCCGCCGATCGCGTGCGCGCCACGACGGTGGCAGGCGCGCACCAGCTGCTCGGTGTAGGCGCGCATGAACGGGGCCGTCATCGTCAGCTGTGAGCGGTCCGGCAGCACGAACGCCTCGCCCCGCAGCCGGAACGCCTTGATGATTGAGAACAGGTAGTCCCAGCGTCCGGCGTTCAGGCCGGCCGAGTGCTCCCGCAGCTCGTAGAGGATCTCCTCCATCTCGAAGGCGGCGGTGATCGTCTCGATCAGCACGGTCGCGCGGATCGTGCCCTGCGGCAGCACGAGCAACTGCTGCGCCATCACGAAGACCTCGTTCCAGAGCCGAGCCTCGCGGTGGTTCTCGATCTTCGGCAGGTAGAAGTACGGTCCTGCGCCCCTCGCGATGAGCTCCTCGGCGTTGTGGAAGCAGTGCAGGCCGAAGTCGACCAGCGAGCCCGACATGGGGGTGCCGTCGACGAGGATCCGGTGCTCGTCGAGGTGCCAGCCGCGGGGGCGCACGACGATGGTCGGCGTGCGCTCCGCTGTGACCCGATACTCCTTGCCCGCGGGGCTCGTGAACTCGATCTGCCCCCGGATCGCGTCCTGCAGGTTGACCTGGCTCGCGATGACATTGCGCCAGAGCGGGCTCGAGGCATCCTCGCAGTCGGCCAGCCAGACCTTCGCGCCCGAGTTCAGCGCATTGATGGTCATCTTGCGCTCGATCGGGCCGGTGATCTCCACTCGGCGATCCTCCAGGCCGGGAGCCGGCGGGGCGACCCGCCAGCCGGCGTCGTCGCGGATGTGCGCGGTCGCGGCCAGGAAGCGCGGGGTGTCGCCGTCGGCGAACGCGGCGCGGCGCGCGCGGCGATCCTGCAGCAGCTGGCGCCGCGTGCACTCGAACGCGTCGTGCAGCTGGAGCAGGAACTCCAGCGCATCGTCGGTCAGGACTCGGTCCTGGCCCGAGGCGGTGGCGGTGATGCGGATGCGGTCATGCATGATGGTCGTCCTCCTGCGTCGATCGGTGCGTGCTCAGTCGAACTGCTCGGACTCGGTGGAACCGGCGAGCGCCAGCGTTCCCGAGTTGGGGTTGAGTGCGGTGGCGACCTGGTCGAACCAGCCCGTGCCGACCTCGCGCTGGTGCTTGGTCGCGGTGTACCCCTGCGCCTCGGCGGCGAACTCGCGCTCCTGCAGGTCGACGTAGGCGGTCATGTGGTTGTCGGCGTAGCCCTTCGCCAGGTCGAACATGGAGTGGTTCAGGGCGTGGAAGCCAGCCAGGGTGATGAACTGGAAGCGGAAGCCCATCGCACCCAGCTCGCGCTGGAACGCCGAGATCTGGTCGTCGTCGAGGTGCTGCTTCCAGTTGAAGGACGGCGAGCAGTTGTAGGCGAGCAGCTGGTCGGGGAACTCGCTCTTGATGCCCTCGGCGAAGGCGCGCGCGATCTCCAGATCCGGCTTGCCGGTCTCCATCCAGAGCAGGTCGGCGTACGGGGCGTAGGCCCGGCCGCGGGCGATGCAGGGCTCGATGCCGTTCGCCACCTCGTAGAAGCCCTCGCTCGTGCGGCCGCCGGTGAGGAAGCGGCGGTCGCGCTCGTCGACGTCGCTCGTGAGCAGCGTCGCCGCCTCGGCGTCGGTGCGGGCGATGATGATGCTCGGCACCCGCTCCACGTCGGAGGCGAGGCGCGCGGCGTTCAGGGTGCGCACGTGCTGCTGCGTGGGGATGAGCACCTTGCCGCCCAGGTGGCCGCACTTCTTCTCGCTCGCGAGCTGATCCTCCCAGTGGACGCCGGCCGCGCCGGCGACGATCATGCTGCGCATGAGCTCGAAGGCGTTGAGCGGGCCGCCGAATCCGGCTTCGGCATCGGCCACGATGGGCGCGAACCAGTCGTCGACGGTCGAGGTGCCCTCGCCGCGCTCGATCTGATCGGCACGCTGCAGCGCGTTGTTGATGCGGCGGACGACCGCGGGCACCGAGTTGGCGGGGTAGAGCGACTGGTCGGGGTAGGTCTGGCCCGACAGGTTCGCATCCGCGGCCACCTGCCACCCCGAGAGGTAGATCGCCTCGAGGCCGGCGCGCACCTGCTGCACGGCCTGGTTGCCGGTCAGGGCGCCCAGGGCGCGGATCGGCGTGGGGTCGGCGTGCAGGCGCTCGAACAGGCGCTCCGCACCGCGGCGCGCCAGCGTGTGCTCCTCGGTCACGGAGCCGCGCAGTCGGACGACGTCCGCAGCGGTGTAGTCCCGGACGATGCCGTTCCAGCGGGCGTCCGCCGCCCATTCCAGCTCCAGCTCAGCGGCTTCGGTCGCCAGCGTGCTCCGGGTGTCCGGTGTCCGGTCCTGCTCGGTCATGATGCGCTCCTTGGATTGGATCGGTCCTCGTGCGAGGGATGGTGATGACCACTCTGTGGGCAGATCTGAAGCACGAGGTGGCGACTCAGGATTGAAGTTCTGCATTTCTGCCACCCTGCGCAGTTCTGCCGTATGGTGCTCGCATGACCCGCGCATCGTCGACCACTGGCACCTGGAACCGACCCGCGCGATCGGCCCCGGAGCCCGAGCCCGTCGACGCGCTGCAGCTGGGGAAGTCCCTGCGCCACGCTCGGAAGCAGGCGGGGCTCACGCTCGACGGCGTGCACGACGCCATCGGGCTCGCACCATCGCAGCTGTCGGGCTTCGAGCTCGGCAAGCGCGAGGCGCGCTTCTCGCAGCTGCAGCAGCTCGCGTCGCTCTACGGGGTCACGCTCGCGCAGCTCACCGGCACGGCACCGCCGTCGAAGCGTGCGGCCATGGAGCTGCGCCTCGAGCGCGCCATGCAGTCATCCACGTGGCAGCAGAAGCGGCTGCCGACGATGCGCATCGGTCCGCGCACGCCCGACGACGTGCTGGAGACGATGCTGGCGCTCGTGGACGAGCTGGATCGGGTCGCCGAGGAGCGCGTGGCGACGCCGGAGGAGGCGCGCAGAGCGAACACGCAGCTGCGCAGCGAGATGCGCTCGCGCGACAACCACTTCCCGGAGATCGAGGCGGAGGCCGCGGCGATGCTCGCGAAGGTCGGCTACCAGTCGGGGCCGCTGTCGCAGCACCTGATCGCCGCGATCACGGAGCGGCTGGGCTTCTCGCTCCACCACGTCGGCGACCTGCCGCACTCGACGCGCTCGGTGATGGACTACAAGCGCAAGCGCATCTACCTCTCGCGCTCGACGCGCACTGGCCACGACCCGCGTTCGGTGCTGCTGCAGGCGCTCGGCCATCACGTGCTGGGGCACTCCGTGCCCGCGGATTTCGGCGCGTTCCTGCGGCAGCGCATCGAGACGAACTACTTCGCGGCAGCACTGCTGATGCCCGAGCGCACCGCTGCCGAGTTCCTCGCGAACGCGAAGCGGGAGCGGCAGCTCGCGGTCGAGGATCTCCGCGACGCGTACGCGGTCTCGTACGAAGCCGCCGCGCATCGCCTGACGAACCTGGCGACCGTGCACCTGGGGATACCGCTGCACTTCCAGAAGGTGCACGAGTCGGGCATCATCTACAAGGCCTACGAGAACGACGGTGTGACGTTCCCCGCCGACCACACCGGCGCCATCGAGGGGCAGCCGGTCTGCAGGCGGTGGACGAGCCGGGAGGTCTTCGACGTCGCCGACAAGGTGAACCCGTTCGAGCAGTACACCGAGACCCCGTCCGGCACCTTCTGGTGCACGGCGGTGACCGAGCGCAGCCAGAGCGGCGAGTTCTCGCTCTCGATCGGCGTGCCGTTCTCGGAGGCGAAGTGGTTCCGGGGCCGGGCGACCAAGGAGCGATCGGTGTCGCGCTGCCCGGATCCCACCTGCTGCCGACAGCCGCCGCCCGACCTCGCCGAGGAGTGGGCGGGCCAGGCCTGGCCGAGCGCGCGGGCGCACTCGCACCTGCTGGCGGCGCTGCCGCCGGGCGCGTTCCCCGGCGTCGACGAGACCGAGGTCTACAGCTTCCTGGCTGCGCGCGACTAGAAGGCGGCAGCGCGGCGAGGAGACCGGCGCCTCGTCGCATCCGCCATCTCGTCCAGCTGCGAGAGGGCGCGCCGGAGCACGCTGCTCGACGTGTGCGCCGTGTAGGGGAAGTAGACGATCTCGACGCCGACCTCGGCGAACTCGCGCTCGAGCCGCAGCCCGCGCTCGGTGCCTCGCCAGTCGTCGCCCTTGAAGAAGTGCGTGAAGCCGACCTCTCGCCAGGTGTCGAGCTTGTCGGGCACCGTCTCGACGTGCACGCGATCGACCCAGCGGATGGAGCGAACGATCTCGACGCGCTCCAGCGTGGGGATCACCGCCTCGACGCCCTTGACCTCGTGCAGCATCTCGTCGCTCACGACGCCGGCGACGAGCTCGTCGCAGTGCTCGCGTGCCTGGCGGAGCAGGTTGAGGTGGCCGACGTGGAAGAGGTCGAACCCTCCCGCTGCATACCCGATGCGTGTCATGCGCCCTCCTTTGCGTAACAGTGTTACACGACGGAGCGTACTGCATCCTCGGGAGGCGCGGGAGAGCGGCTGGCGGCGAGACCTCAGCTCCGAGGCACGTCACTGATGACGTACTTCGTCTTGCCGCCCGTGTAGGGCAGTGCGGTGACCTTCTCCAGGCGCACCGGCACCTCGCCCGCGACCCGGTCGCGCAAGCCGGCGAGCGCGGCGTCGATGTGGCGGGCCGCATCGGCGCCATCGCCTTGGACGACGCGCACGACGATGGAGGCGTCACGCTGCTGGTGGATCTGGAACTGGCGCACCGCTTCGGGGTGCGCACCGAACATGGCCATGAGCCGGTGCGCCAGCACGACCCCGCTCGGCAGTCGGATCATGTCGGTGTCACGACCCTTCGGCTGCTCCATGAGCGGCAGTGCACGCCCGCACGGGCACAGCCCCTCCCGGAGCGCCCCCTGGTCGCCGGTGCGATAGCGGATGAGCGGGAAGACGCGGTTGCGCAGATCGGTGATCGCGATGTCACCGACCTCTCCCGCGGGCAGGCTGCGTCCATCGGCCCCGACGACTTCGATGCGATGCACGTCGGAGAAGATGTGCAGCCCGTCGCGCTCAGCGCACTCTCCTGCGAGCCAACCGAACTCCGAGCCTCGGTACTCGTCGTACACGGGAGCGCCGAACACGGCCTCGAGCCGGGCGCGCGCCGGGGCAGGGAGAGGCGCCGCGGTGGTCGCGACCGCGGTGAGGGGAGGCATGCGCAACCCTTGCTGCTCGACGAAGTCGGCGAACTCGAGCAGAGCGCCGACATAGCCCTCCAGCAGCTTCGGGCGCTGACGGACGATCGTGCGATGGAACCTGGCCATCGAGTCCTCGGAGATGTGTGCGGCGTCGAGGTAGGTCTGCCGAGTGGGCCACCAGGCGAGCGCATTCTGCACGGCCTCGCGACGACCGAAGCTCCACCTCCCGATCCGCGCCAGGTCATCGTGCGGTCCGACGCCCCACCAGGAGTACATCCGCCACGCCAGCGCCAAGGTGGGCACGCGTGCATCGTGCATCGTCCGCAGCGGTTCTCCGGTGCTGCCGCCCGTCAGTGCGGTTCGCGTGGTCGACCTGCTCGCCTCGCGCGTCGTCAGGTCGCCGCTGCGCGCCTTCACCATGGCTCGGTCGAGCAACGGGAGGCGCTGCCACTCGGACGGATCGCGGATGTCCTGGGCGCGGATGCCCATGTCGCCGTACAGGTCTCGGTAGAGCGGTGACTCGCGCATCGCGAAGGCGACGATCGACTCGGCGAGCCGGTTCTCCTCAGCTCGCAGCGCGGAGGGCGCCATGCGCTCGTTGGCGAGGAGCTCGTCGAGGAAGCGACCTGACGAGGCGCGCACCGTCCTGACCTTCGCGTTGAACACCGCGCTCCGCAGGGACATGCTGATCACCGTACGCCGCGCGAAGAGCGAGTGCGAGCAGGAGGCTCGACGCGAGCGCGATGCAGGATGGGCACGATCAGGGCAGCGCCGGTGCCGGAGTGGCGCGCGCGTACTCGAACTCGTCGCGACCGACCGCGCCCAGGATTCGCCCCTGCGCGAACCAGATCCGCCGCCGGTAGCCAGCGCTGCCGGCCAGATCCCCACGCGCCCTGGCGGTCAGCTCGGCGACTGCGAACGCGGGCAGGCGGACGATTCCGCCGACCAGGAATCCGGCGCGCTTGGCCAGATTGCTGGCGCGGGTGTCGGCTCTCGTGAAGAGGCGCGCTCGCACTTGACCCTGGCAGATCGTGCGTCGGCGCACGAATGCGCGCGTCGTGCGTGCCGCTTCGATGTCGTCCCGCGCCACGGAATCGGCTGACGCGACGATCACACCGCCGCTCGCGAGCAGGTCGCGCCCGAACTGCACGTCCGAGCCGCCGGAGAGCCCGAGCGAGACATCGAATCGGACGCCGAGGGCGCGCACCTTCGCTGCGTCGATGAGCACGTTGCCGGTCACGAACGTCGACAGTCGCTGCCCGGTCGGGAACTCGGTGCGCCGCACGAAGCCTCCGGCCGCGATCCAGGGGTCGGTGCCCTCCGGCCACACGTAGCGGACGTAGCCCATCACGGCTGCCGGCTGATATCGCAGCCACGCGTCGACGAGGCCCTGGAGCCAGCCGGGCTCGGGCATGAGGTCGTCGTCGATCATGACGACCAGTTCGTCGTCTGCCGCCGCATCCAGCGCTGCTTGGCGATTGGCCGCGATGCCGGGGATCGGCTCGGCGAGATAGTCGACGCCGAGCGTGGCTGCCGTCTGCTCAGCGGACCGGTCGGGATCGTTGTCCACGACGAGGAGCCGGAGGTCGGCCTCCACGGTCTGCGCGTCCTGCCGGATCGCGCGCACGAGCGCAGGCAGCTGTGGAACACGGCAGTACGTCGGCACGGCGACCAAGACCGGCCGGTGCACCGCGGCGTCGCTCCTCACGGCCGCCGCCGAGCGTCGCGGTGCGCGACCGCCTGCGAGAACGCGGTGCGATGCAGCGGGCCTGCGCGGTCCCAGTCGCGCAGCGAGAGATCCGGCGCCGCAGTGCGCGGGGCGTCGAGCGAGGCAGCGAAGTGCGCGACATGCTCGCCGGTGAGGGCGCCGTCGAACATCGTGATCCAGTCTGGCCCGACTTCGCGCGCCAGTGCCTCGTTGATCTCCGTGCGCGGCACGAGGACGGGGCGCTGCAAGGAGAGCGCCGCGAGCACCGTGCCGGAGTTGAGCATGAATCGGTACGGTAGCACCAATCCCGAGACTTGCGTAACAGCGTCCACGAACTCCTCCTCGGACAGATAGCGGAGGTCGAGGGAGACCCTGGCATCGAGCGCGGCGCGCCGACGGACCTCGCGCGCGACCTGCTCGGACGAAGGATTGCCGGCGATGCGCAGCCGGAGCTCCGGGTGCCGCGAGGCCGTGGTGCCGAAGGCGTCGAGCAGCTCTTCGACCCCCTTGTAGGGGCGCACGAGGCCGACGAATCCGAGCAGGTTCCGAGACGGCTCGGCCGCAGGCATCGCGGCGAACCAGTCGCGGTAGTGCCCGTGACGGATCAGCGTCGACGGCACGTCCGCGGGGATCCCGGTCAGCTCGTGCAGCAGGATGCGATGGTCGGTCCTGCGCTCGAGCCATGCGAGATAGCGTCGCTCCCACGGCGTCGAGCTGGCGTGCGGCTCGAGGTTGTGCACGGTGCGAAGCACGGCGATGCGCGAGAGCGCGAGCCGGATCCGGAGCGCCTCAGCGAAGATGCGGCGCGCGGCGACGCGGACCGGGCTCGACCCACCGAAGAGCGTGTCTGGCCAATGGAACTGGATCGCGTCGTAGCGACCGAGGAGCGCGCGGCGGCGATCGAACCGGAGGTGCTCGACCCCGGGGGTGGCTGCCAGCGCGGCATCCAGCATGTGCACGTAGGGGTTGGAGGTCGGCCGAGGCGGGCCGAAGGACTGCATGACCCTGATGGGCCGACGACTCCCGGTGCGCATGGCGCCAGTGTGCCACCTTGCCCCGCGGCGCGGGCCTGGGCCTAGACTCGGCGCCAGTCGCCTCGCGCGCAGCGGGGTCCGGCTCTGGCAAGCAGGCGGGGGTGTGAGGATGACCGAGGCGTTCGCCGACACGTACCGCAGGCTGGCCAGCACGCAGAAGGGTCACGCGCGGGGCGCACCGGGCTATTCGGTCTACGTCAATCGCCGCATCGGCCGAGTGCTCGCCGCTGCGGCATTCCGGTGGGGCTGGACGCCCAACGGAGCGACCGCGTTCAGTGCGCTGCACACCTTCGTCGGCATCGGCCTGCTCCTCGCGCTGCCCACCCAGTGGTGGTCGGGCGTGCTCATCGCCGTGCTGCTGGCGCTCGGCTACGCCTGGGATTCCGCCGACGGGCAGCTCGCGCGGCTGCGCGGGGGAGGAAGCCTCTCGGGGGAGTGGCTCGACCACTTCGTCGATGCGCTCAAGATCGCCTCGCTGCACCTCGCGGTGCTGCTCGCGCTGTGGCTGCACACGCCCTACCGCGACACAGCGTGGCTGCTGGTGCCGCTCGTGTTCTCGATCGTCGGCGTCGTCACCTTCTTCGGCATGCTGCTGAACGACCTGCTGAAGGGCAAGGCCGGCGTGCGATCCACGCACGCCCGCGGCGGCGGCACGTTCGCCCGCTCGATGCTGCTGATCCCCACCGACTTCGGGCTGCTCTGCCTCGTCTTCCTGCTCTGGGGATGGACGACCGGCTTCCTCTGGATCTACACCGCGCTGGCGCTCGCGAACGCCGCCTTCCTGATGCTCGCCGCGGTCAAGTGGTTCACGGAGATGCAGCAGCTGGACCGGGACTCGCAGTGACGGGCGAGGTGGCCGCGCCGCTGCCCGCGTTCGCGGTCGTGATCGTGAACTTCGGCTCGAGCACGCTGCTGCGGGAGCACGCCGCGTCGATCGAGCTGCCCGCCGGTGGCCGGATCATCGTGGTCGACTGCTTCAGCGGCAGCCGGGAGCAGGCGCGCGTGCGCGAGCTCGCGGAGGAGCACGGCTGGACGGCGGTGCTGCTGGAGGAGAACCTCGGCTTCGGCGGCGGCACGAACGCCGGCGTGGCACGAGCGGACGAGCTGGGCGCCCGAGTCGTCGTGGCGCTGAACCCCGATGCGCGCATCGACGCAGCATCGCTGAGGGCGCTCGTGACGGCGGTGCAGCGCGATCCCATGCTGCTCGCGTCGCCGACGATCGTCGGACCTGGCGGCGAGCCGTGGTTCGCCGGCGCCGACCTGTACCTCGCGGACGGCGCCGTGCGCGGCGCCCGAGCGCGGCCGCGCTTCCCCGGCGCCGACCGGCGCGAGTGGGCCACCGGGGCGTGCTTCGCGATCTCGCTCGAGCTCTGGCATGCCACGGGGGGCTTCGACGAGGAGTACTTCCTCTACTGGGAGGACGTCGATCTCTCGCATCGCGTGCTCGACCGGGGAGGGCGCTGGGCGCTCGTGGACGCGACGGTCGTGCACGATGCCGGCGGCACGCAGGAGGTGGTGCCCGGCCGCGCCAAGTCGGACATCTACTACTACTACAACATCCGGAATCGGCTGCTCTACGCGGCGAAGCACCTGGATGAGGAGCACGTGCGTGGATGGCTGCGCACCGCGCCGAGGGTCGGGCTGGATGTGCTGCTGCGGGGAGGACGGCGCCAGCTCGTGGTGTCGATCCGGCCCTGGCGGGCATACCTGCGCGCGCTGCGGGACGGGCGCCGGCTCGTCCGCGAGCATCGCACTGCCCGGCAGCCGCACACGACTCGCGGGGCCGTCCGATGAGCGCACCCGATGGCGGCATCCTGGTCGTCTGCACGGCGAACGTCTGCCGCTCGCCCATGGCCGAGTTCGCACTGCGACGAGGCTTCGGGCAGCGCGCCGGGCTGGACGGTGTCGCGGTCGCGAGCGCCGGCGTGCGCGTGGCGGAGGAGCGGTCGGCGTGCGCGGAGGTGATCGCCTTCCGCGATGAGCCCGCGTGGGCCCAGATGGGGTCAAAGCACCGGGCCCGCGCGCTCGAGCCCTCGATGATCCGAGCCGCGGCGCTGGTCGTGACGGCCACGCGCGAGCAGCGCTCCTCGGTCGTGGCGGCCGCCCCGGAGATGCGAGGCGTCGTGTTCACGCTGCGCGAGGCCCTCTGGCTCGGCAACGACTACGAGCGCGGCGACAGTACGCCTGCGCCGCGCGCCGTGGCGGCCTTCCGCGAGCACATCCACGGCATGCGCGGCCTGCGTCCGCTGCCGACGCAGGCGCGGCGCCGCTTCTGGCGGGCGGGCCCCGACCCCCTCGACATCCCGGACGGTCACGGCGGCGGCGCCCGGGACCACCACGCGGCGATGCGTGCGGCACTCGCCGCCGGCAACCAGCTCGCCGAGCTCATCGGCGGGCGCGGCAGCTAGTCGGCCAGCCGCGCCGACCGGATCGCGCCGCGCAGCCTGCGCACCGCGGCGTCCCAGGTGTAGTCGGCGATGGCGCGCTCGCGTGCCGCTGCGCTCGGCCGAGCACCCCACGTCGCGTCGAGCTGCGCCGCGGCAGCCGCCTCGTCGAGCGGCGGCACGAACGCCGCGTAGTCGCCGACCGTCTCTCGGAACACCGGGATGTCACTCACGAGCAGGGGCGACCCGAAGCTCGCCGCCTCGACCGATGGCATGCCGAAGCCCTCGTCGAGGCTGAGCGAGATCGTCAGCGCCGCGTGCGCGTAGAGCCAGGCGAGCTGCTCATCGGGCACCGGCCCGAGCATCACGATCCTGCCGTCTTGCAGCAGCGGCCGCGCGCGCTCCGGCACGGTCGATCCGCGACCGGAGTGCTCGACGCCGCCGACGACGACGAGCGGGCTGGTCGGCGTGATGCGCCTGGAGCGGGCAGCCGCGTTCATCACGGTCTCCAGGTTCTTCCGCACGTTCAGCCGTCCGACCGTGACGGCGAACTCGGCATCGGCGGC encodes the following:
- a CDS encoding sigma-70 family RNA polymerase sigma factor, coding for MTSEQAEASKRDDFVDQAMQYADQLYAAAMRMTRNPADAADLVQETLLKAYAAYGSFQQGTNLRAWLYRIQTNTYINTYRKQQRRPFEAALDDMEEWQIGDAESFTASTSRSAEAEAIHRMPSGIVKDALQQVPTDFRMAVYWVDVEGLTYAETAEVMETPVGTVMSRLHRGRRLLRGLLADYAREQGIAVPESTDKEKKQ
- a CDS encoding zf-HC2 domain-containing protein; amino-acid sequence: MSTLEEKTDCAEARAALEEYLHKELCAEDAADVRAHLEQCEECSAEHHVGETLTSALQGACKDRAPEELRERLLESLRAAQAQHG
- the aceB gene encoding malate synthase A produces the protein MHDRIRITATASGQDRVLTDDALEFLLQLHDAFECTRRQLLQDRRARRAAFADGDTPRFLAATAHIRDDAGWRVAPPAPGLEDRRVEITGPIERKMTINALNSGAKVWLADCEDASSPLWRNVIASQVNLQDAIRGQIEFTSPAGKEYRVTAERTPTIVVRPRGWHLDEHRILVDGTPMSGSLVDFGLHCFHNAEELIARGAGPYFYLPKIENHREARLWNEVFVMAQQLLVLPQGTIRATVLIETITAAFEMEEILYELREHSAGLNAGRWDYLFSIIKAFRLRGEAFVLPDRSQLTMTAPFMRAYTEQLVRACHRRGAHAIGGMAAFVPSASDPEATERALAAVASDKSREAGDGFDGSWVAHPGLVATCREAFDAVLGARPNQLDRSREDVPVDGDALIDLSITRGEITDAGLRSNIEIGIRYLEAWLRGHGAVAIHSLMEDAATAEISRSQVWQWIYTESATDDGRSITTARCEGIVAELSQDFDRAPGNRFREAIALFREIALEPTYPAFLTLAGTERYLAEGVERTSTGSIPVQSEPEAVTAEAAASMPLSSAGTDDEAREREAA
- the aceA gene encoding isocitrate lyase, whose translation is MTEQDRTPDTRSTLATEAAELELEWAADARWNGIVRDYTAADVVRLRGSVTEEHTLARRGAERLFERLHADPTPIRALGALTGNQAVQQVRAGLEAIYLSGWQVAADANLSGQTYPDQSLYPANSVPAVVRRINNALQRADQIERGEGTSTVDDWFAPIVADAEAGFGGPLNAFELMRSMIVAGAAGVHWEDQLASEKKCGHLGGKVLIPTQQHVRTLNAARLASDVERVPSIIIARTDAEAATLLTSDVDERDRRFLTGGRTSEGFYEVANGIEPCIARGRAYAPYADLLWMETGKPDLEIARAFAEGIKSEFPDQLLAYNCSPSFNWKQHLDDDQISAFQRELGAMGFRFQFITLAGFHALNHSMFDLAKGYADNHMTAYVDLQEREFAAEAQGYTATKHQREVGTGWFDQVATALNPNSGTLALAGSTESEQFD
- a CDS encoding ImmA/IrrE family metallo-endopeptidase, with protein sequence MTRASSTTGTWNRPARSAPEPEPVDALQLGKSLRHARKQAGLTLDGVHDAIGLAPSQLSGFELGKREARFSQLQQLASLYGVTLAQLTGTAPPSKRAAMELRLERAMQSSTWQQKRLPTMRIGPRTPDDVLETMLALVDELDRVAEERVATPEEARRANTQLRSEMRSRDNHFPEIEAEAAAMLAKVGYQSGPLSQHLIAAITERLGFSLHHVGDLPHSTRSVMDYKRKRIYLSRSTRTGHDPRSVLLQALGHHVLGHSVPADFGAFLRQRIETNYFAAALLMPERTAAEFLANAKRERQLAVEDLRDAYAVSYEAAAHRLTNLATVHLGIPLHFQKVHESGIIYKAYENDGVTFPADHTGAIEGQPVCRRWTSREVFDVADKVNPFEQYTETPSGTFWCTAVTERSQSGEFSLSIGVPFSEAKWFRGRATKERSVSRCPDPTCCRQPPPDLAEEWAGQAWPSARAHSHLLAALPPGAFPGVDETEVYSFLAARD
- a CDS encoding adenylyltransferase/cytidyltransferase family protein gives rise to the protein MTRIGYAAGGFDLFHVGHLNLLRQAREHCDELVAGVVSDEMLHEVKGVEAVIPTLERVEIVRSIRWVDRVHVETVPDKLDTWREVGFTHFFKGDDWRGTERGLRLEREFAEVGVEIVYFPYTAHTSSSVLRRALSQLDEMADATRRRSPRRAAAF
- a CDS encoding glycosyltransferase, with the translated sequence MRSDAAVHRPVLVAVPTYCRVPQLPALVRAIRQDAQTVEADLRLLVVDNDPDRSAEQTAATLGVDYLAEPIPGIAANRQAALDAAADDELVVMIDDDLMPEPGWLQGLVDAWLRYQPAAVMGYVRYVWPEGTDPWIAAGGFVRRTEFPTGQRLSTFVTGNVLIDAAKVRALGVRFDVSLGLSGGSDVQFGRDLLASGGVIVASADSVARDDIEAARTTRAFVRRRTICQGQVRARLFTRADTRASNLAKRAGFLVGGIVRLPAFAVAELTARARGDLAGSAGYRRRIWFAQGRILGAVGRDEFEYARATPAPALP
- a CDS encoding glycosyltransferase: MRTGSRRPIRVMQSFGPPRPTSNPYVHMLDAALAATPGVEHLRFDRRRALLGRYDAIQFHWPDTLFGGSSPVRVAARRIFAEALRIRLALSRIAVLRTVHNLEPHASSTPWERRYLAWLERRTDHRILLHELTGIPADVPSTLIRHGHYRDWFAAMPAAEPSRNLLGFVGLVRPYKGVEELLDAFGTTASRHPELRLRIAGNPSSEQVAREVRRRAALDARVSLDLRYLSEEEFVDAVTQVSGLVLPYRFMLNSGTVLAALSLQRPVLVPRTEINEALAREVGPDWITMFDGALTGEHVAHFAASLDAPRTAAPDLSLRDWDRAGPLHRTAFSQAVAHRDARRRP
- a CDS encoding CDP-alcohol phosphatidyltransferase family protein codes for the protein MTEAFADTYRRLASTQKGHARGAPGYSVYVNRRIGRVLAAAAFRWGWTPNGATAFSALHTFVGIGLLLALPTQWWSGVLIAVLLALGYAWDSADGQLARLRGGGSLSGEWLDHFVDALKIASLHLAVLLALWLHTPYRDTAWLLVPLVFSIVGVVTFFGMLLNDLLKGKAGVRSTHARGGGTFARSMLLIPTDFGLLCLVFLLWGWTTGFLWIYTALALANAAFLMLAAVKWFTEMQQLDRDSQ